The nucleotide window TCCCTGGACGGGGCTGGAGGAACTAATGTCCCATGTGAAGGCAGCACAAAAGCTGCTCCCCATTGGGCACAGCAGATAACTGCTTGGAAGGGGACAAGCCtaaagcagggggtggggggagcccaagggcgggctggcaggggctgcagggcaggagtgaggggcactggcagggctggaggggggcagcgctgggggcaggggctgcaggtcgggagtgaggggcaccggcagggctgggggggcagcgctgggggcaggggctgcaggtcgggagtggggggcactggcagggctggggggggcagcgctgggggcagggggtgcaggtcgggagtgaggggcaccggcagggctgggggggcagcgctgggggcagggggtgcaggtcgggagtgaggggcaccggcagggctgggggggcagcgctgggggtaggggctgcaggtcgggagtgaggggcaccggcagggctgggggggcagcgctgggggtaggggctgcaggtcgggagtgaggggcactggcagggctgggggggggcagcgctgggggtaggggctgcaggtcgggagtgaggggcaccggcagggctggggggggggcagcggctgcaggttgggagtgaggggcaccggcagggctgggggggcagcgctgggggtagggctgcaggtcgggagtgaggggcaccggcagggctgggggggcagcgctgggggtagggctgcaggtcgggagtgaggggcaccggcagggctgggggggcagtgctgggggcaggggctgcaggtcgggagtggggggcaccggcagggctgcgggggggggggcagcgctgggggtagggctgcaggtcgggagtggggggcactggcagggctgggggggcagcgctgggggcaggggctgcaggtcaggagtgaggggcaccggcagggctgggggggggcagcgctgggggcaggggctgcaggtcgggaatgaggggcactggcagggctgcgggggggggggcaggactgccTGGCTCCCATCAAGGGCTGCTGGCAATTAAGCACGTGCCAGgcatagaccccccccccgggctggtcCCCGGTGGTTGCTAGGCGGCGCGGTGCGTTGCCGGGCGCCCGGGTTGCCGTGGGGACGTTTCTCACCATCTTGTGTCCGGCTGCCCAGACGCTCTTCGTGCTGGCTCACTACGCGATGGCGCACGACGCGACCAGCTTCCCGGAGCCCGAGCGCTTCCTGCCCCAGCGCTGGCTCCGGGGCCACGGCTCTTCCCACCACCCCTTCAGCTCCATCCCCTTCGGCTACGGGGTCCGGGGCTGCCTGGGCCGCCGCATCGCTGAGCTGGAGATGCACCTGGCTCTGGCCAGGGTGAGTGGGGCCCGTGGGGCCGGCGGGCGGAGGGggcgtggccaggctggagctAGAGGTGCCCAGCCCCCGAGCAATGAAGCCATGGGGCGTGTGGCCCCCCTGGTCTCAGGGACACCCTCTGCCTGGGGGGgttgggcccctccccctgctgggacTGAACCCCACCGAATGCCCCCTTCCCGGCACcaggggggctggtggcagggccaCGGGGGAGAACGCGCccgagggagaggggctggagagagcctggggagggggctccggccATGGACGCGACCAGGCGTCTCCTCCCCACAGATCAGCCAGACGTTCGAGCTGCGCCCGGAGCCCAACAGCAAGGAGGTGACGCCCCTCTCCCGCATCGTCCTGGTGCCCAACCGGCCCATCAACCTGCAGTTCCTTGCCCGGCAGCCGGCCCCCTGAGCGCACCCGCCCCACAGCACCGTCGGCATCCGCCCCACAGCGGCATCTGCCCCACGGCGTCGTCAGCATCCGCCCCACAGCGCCGTCGGCATCCGCCCCACAGCGGCATCTGCCCCACGGCGTCGTCAGCATCCGCCCCACAGCGCCGTCGGCATCCGCCCCACAGCGGCATCTGCCCCACGGCGCCGTCGGCATCCGCCCTACAGCGGCATCTGCCCCACGGCGTCGTCAGCATCCGCCCCACAGCGCCGTCGGCATCCGCCCCACAGCGGCATCTGCCCCACGGCGTCGTCAGCATCCGCCCCACAGCGCCGTCGGCATCCGCTCTACAGCGGCATCTGCCCCACGGCGTCGTCAGCATCCGCCCCACAGCGCCGTCGGCATCCGCCCTACAGCGGCATCTGCCCCACGGCGCCGTCGGCATCCGCCCTACAGCGGCATCCGCCCCACGGCGCCCGCCCCTCGCCAGGCCAGAGAGGCTCGATGGCTCTGCCCCACCTCGCCGCTGGGCCCGGTGAAGGCAGCAGCCCCATGGAACCAGGGCAGGGATCCGGCTGGCAGGGCCGAGCAGCAGCCGTGGGGTGTCCGTTTAGCTGGGAGACGGGCCATGCCCCGGGTGGGGCAGGGGTCTGGCTGATGCCCGCAGCAGTGACCGTACCCGCTGGGTCCCCATGTGCTCAGACAGCTGGGGGGCTCCTGTCTCCTTTGGAGGAGCctgctggggggcccaggccctgaCGCATTTCTGTCCCCTGGCCCCCCCACACCAATTGTGGttcattcatttccagcccccCAGGCCTGTGCTGCCTAGCAGGGCCCTTTGGCCAGCTAGAGCTCGCGCCCAGAGGCTGGCACCCGGCCTGGGCGTCgctccagctcccagggaggggccCCATGTAACCGTGGAAGCTCAAATCTCCCCCTGGGCTGCCCaggctgggcacagggaggggctgtggggtctgccccaggcagaagccccaacgtgtccctgcacccccccaacacacacacacccctttggcTCCTGGGTTCCTGCCCAGCGCTGGCTCTGCCTCATGTTCCCCCCTGGActtgggccctggggctggctgcagagcaggggccggCTAGGCCCAAGTGCGGGGGCCGGGGTGGCGGCTGGGCAGCCGGCACGGCCCGGGGAGCAGGGTGCCGGTAGCCCTGCCGGGCGCTCGAGGGTGCAGAGTGCTCTGGGGAGGtgccccggggcgggttcccggGGCAGCACTGGGGATGCCAGCCTGGGGCGTGCGAGGGAGGCGCTCTCACACACTCAGCAGGAGGCGCACGGCCACAGGCAGCCAGGAATCAGAACCAGCCacccggctccccccccgccaATCACCAGCCGGGGCCAGGGTTCATGGGCTACCCTACAATAACACACCAGGGGGCAAAGGTCAGTGTCCAAGCAGTGTGAGCGCCTCGGCCCCCGCGCAGGGGGGCGCGACCACCCGCTGACAGCAGGGGCGGGTCCCAGCCCTGGCAAGGGGAGCACGCAGGGTCGTGGCCCACACCCGGCGGGAGCAGGCGGGGCGAGCAGTCTGGCTTGCgaaggagctggggggcggggaggggctggactcTGCAGGCATGTCCCATGCCACGGGGCCAGGCGCTAAGCCGAGGTGCAGCTCCGGGGCTCCGGCCGGCCGCTCGGGTTTCCCGTGTCCTGCTGCTCTTCCGCTCCCAGCGGGGCGGCCCGGGCGCCCAGACGGACGTGGCAGCGACACATCCCGGCGCCGTCAGAGCGAGTGCCGGTTGAGGCCTGCAGAAAGCGGGGTGGGGAGTTAACAGGATGCAGCAGCTTCCCCCCCTGCTTCtggggcccccgcccccagggtgGCACGGCTCCAGGCACCCGCTGCAGGCCCAGCATGCCATGCCCTGGCTGGGGCGGGTAGCGTGGGACCTGCAGCTCCCCGGGCTGgccaccacctcctccccaggCTGGCTGCACAGCCCGCGCACCCCCTGGGCCCCGAGCCCAGACCCACCCGCTGCGCAGAGCGGGAGCTGCCGGCTCCAGACGCAGGGAGGCCAGGGACCGGCTCCAGCCCAGGCGGTGGGAGCGTCCGGCTCTGGGCGGGCAGAGGGCTGTCAGGCAGGAATAGCTCCCACCCAGGCCGGCTGCAGCCAGGTTAGAACCAGGCCCCAAGccgccctcccccgcctgcctgggCTACCCCCGCAGCATCCATCCTGCCCCAGAGCGCAGGCGACTGGCTGAAGGGGGGCAGCTGTGAGCAAAGGCCACCAGGGCACAAAGCGGCAGCCAGGCGCATGCCACGGGAAAGGCCCCGTTTCTCCGGCCCTGGTCTCTCTGGCCAAGCAGCCGTCTaggagctgctggcaggggcaTGCAGCCCACCCCACCACACGCACACCCCCGTGCCCAGCAAGGCTGGGGGGGCCCTGGGACCTGgccacactggggggggggcacatgaccCAGGTGGCCCTGCATGCCAGGTGAGCTCTGCACCCGCTCTGGCCAAATGTGCCAGCCAAGCTGAGTCTGAACACGCACGCAGGAAGCCCCGGCGATGCCCCcagcagccagacagcctgcccgcTCCCCGCCTTAGTAACTtaccagccctgcttcctttgCAGTaacttccaccccccccccccccccgtacttaatAAACCCACGTGTGTCTGATCCAGCTGGGGGAGTCATTgcagggggggctgtgtgcgtCTCCTGGCTACAGGGAGCAAACTCCCGGAGCTTCCCGTGTGGACAGCGCTGGGGTGGAGCACGCTGCTTCATGGGGGCTTGGTCCcatgggggctgtgctgggggccaGTCCCTGCAGCTGCACCATCTGTGTTCCCCTGCTGGGGGCGGTTTCCCCAGCTCTGGCCTTGGCTGGGGAGACGGAGGGCGCCCGAGGGCCGGCAGGCGGCCTCAGGGGTCTGAGGGGCACACCGGCTGGCAGTCTCCAGGGGATCTGGGACCCAGCCAGGCACATGCATCTCCCAGTGGCAGGCACAGAGGAAAGCCAGGAGCCAGGGATGACAGGGCCGCGGGGGGAGCTGCTCTGGGCATACCCCCCCCCAGCCGGCGGCTGCGGTTTGCTCGTGCGGCCGGAGGGGGCGCCGCTGTGCCGAGAGCGGAGGCGGCCGGCCGGAGACCGGCTGCGGGCAGCGATACAGACCTGGAGCGCAGCCGGCCCGCGGGGTGGCGAGGCAGGGCGGGAGGCCGAGGGCTGAGCCTACCTGAGCCGGAGGAAATGGAGGGGACGGATGGAGAAAGGACGGAGCGTCGCGGGCTAAGAGCTAAGAGCATCGATACCTGCGGGCGtcagcaccagggcctgcaggatgTCGGAGAGGGACAGGATCCCCCGCGGGAAGTTCTGCTCGTCCACCAGAACCAGGCGATGGACCTGCCAGCCCAACGAGACCCGTCAGCCTCCGGCCAGCCGGGGTGGGGCACAGCCCAGTGGGAGAGGGGTCAGAGGAGACAGGATATATGCAGGGAAGGGGGTCAGCCAGTGGCGGGTTGGAGGGGAGATTTGGGGGCTGGTTGGAGGGGGGATTTGGGGGTCAATGAGAGGTTGGAGGGGGATTtggggtcagtggaggagtcAGAGGGGGTATTTGGGGATCAATTGGTGGGGGGCTCGGGGTATTTGGGGGTCAGGGGAATTTGGGAGACAGTTGGAGCAGGACTTTGGGGGTCGGTCAGTGGGGGGTCGGTCAGAGGGGGTTTGGGGGTCAGTCAGTGGGGGTCAGAAGGGGGATTTGGGGGTCAGTCGGTCAGTGGGGAGGTCAGAGGGGGATTTGGGGGTCGGTCAGAGGGGGATTTGGGGGTCAGTCAGAGGGGGATTTGGGGGTCAGTCGGTCGGTGGGGGGTCAGATGGGGATTTGGGGGTCAGTTGGTCAGTGGGGGGGTCAGAAGGGGGATTTGGGGGTCGGTCGGTCAGTGGTGGGTCAGAGAGGGATTTGGGGGTCAGTCAGTGGGGGTCAGAAGGGGGATTTGGGGGTCGGTCGGTCAGTGGTGGGTCAGAGAGGGATTTGGGGGTCGGTCAGTGGGGGTCAGAAGGGGGATTTGGGGGTCAGTCGGTCGGTGGGGGGTCAGATGGGGATTTGGGGGTCAGAAGGGGGATTTGGGGGTCAGTCGGTCGGTGGGGGGTCAGATGGGGATTTGGGGGTCGGTCGGTGGGGGtgtccaggggagggggctgggtctGCGGGGTATAGGGCAGTGCTGGCGTCCGGGCGAGGGAAGCGAGTCTGGAGATGGCCAACCGCGCGCAGGGCCAGGCGGGCGCCCAGCTGGGACCTGGCCCAACCCCCCTACCTGCTCCTTTGCGATGCGGTCGATGACGGTGCCCAGCGTCTCGTGGGGGCGGCAGGTGAGCACCCCCTCCAGGCAGAGCGAGCGCCGCGCCAGCGCCTCCCGCACACTCATGTCCAGGTGGTTGTAGGTTTTCTGGGCAGCCAGGTGCTGGGGGGACGGCCGGCCACAGTCAGGGGCCCGGCAAGGCACTGGAGACCCCGGCCCCCTCGTGTGGGTCGGGGTCAGccccactgtcctgctgccccacaatccctcccccagcccgagCGAGGGGACTCGGCTTCGCTTCCCCCCCAAGCTCTGTGCTGTGAATCAGCCGCcacgtcccaccccagaggtggctgcgctgggggcggggggatccCTGCCCAAGAAGGCGCGAGGCAGAGGGCAGCAGTGACCCACGGTGGCCGGGGAGGGACgtgcccccctgcccagagcccagcgAGCCAGCCCCAGCGGCAATACTCACAATGACGTCGAAGCGGGAGTACAGGCCCACCACCTGCCCTGGAAGGAGACAGAGAGCGGGGGTTaccgggcgggggggcggggggggcagggtttgCAATGGGGGGTGGCCCCCAAGGCCCCTGGGCCCGACAGCCAGTGGAGGAGCGAGCCAGGGGCCTGCACAGCGGGGGTTCAACATGCCACGGGTGGAAGATCTGGGGGGAGCGGGACAGGGCCCCCGGGCCTGCCTACCGGCTGCGTTGACCACGGGCAGCGCCGACACCCGGCGGTCGACGAAGATCTCCAGGGCCGTGTGGACGGGCGCGGTCTCCAGCACCATGGCCACGTCCCGGAAGGTGCCCACGCCCAGCTCCTGGATGGTCCTCTGCAGGCAGCTCGGCTTGGGCAGCGTGGCCCCCTGGCAGGCAAAGGGCAGCGATTGGGGCAGctcccgggcagggctggggattgcACTGACAGCGCCCTGGGCTGTGAGCCCCACAGGGGgacgctgccccccgcccccaccctgcacactgctgggcccagcctcccTTGAGTCAAGCCAAGGGCAAAGGCCTGCAGACCCCTCCAGCAGTGGTACGTGGCAGCAAGCGGGCCCTGCACGCTACCTGCACGCACGCATCTCCCGTACACCCCTGCACGCTACCTGCACGCATGCAACCTCTGCACGCACGCATCTCCCGTACACCCCTGCACGCTACCTGCACGCACGCATCTCCCGTACACCCCTGCACGCTACCTGCACGCACACACCTGCCGTACACCCCTGCACGCTACCTGCACGCACACATCTCCCGTACACCCCTGCACGCTACCTGCACGCACACATCTCCCGTACACCCCTGCACGCTACCTGCACGCACGCATCTCCCGTACACCCCTGCACGCTACCTGCACGCACACACCTGCCGTACACCCCTGCACGCTACCTGCACGCACACATCTCCCGTACACCCCTGCACGCTACCTGCACGCATGCAACCTCTGCACGCACGCATCTCCCGTACACCCCTGCACGCTACCTGCACGCACGCATCTCCCGTACACCCCTGCACGCTACCTGCACGCACGCATCTCCCGTACACCCCTGCACGCTACCTGCACGCACACATCTCCCGTACACCCCTGCACGCTACCTGCACGCATGCAACCTCTGCACGCACGCATCTCCCGTACACCCCTGCACGCTACCTGCACGCACGCATCTCCCGTACACCCCTGCACGCTACCTGCACGCATGCAACCTCTGCACGCACGCATCTGCCGTAGACCCCCGCGCGCTACCTGCACGCACGCATCTCCCGTAGACCCCCGCGCGCTACCTGCACGCACGCAACCCCTGCATGCACACAACTCGTGCGCACCCCCTGCACACTCCCTTTTGCATGCACACATCTTCCTGGATACAAGCCCCCTTCAGGTGCACTACAAAGGCCTGCAGGTGGCACGTGGGGGCGTGTGAATGCGCCTGccacccgccccctcccagcaccccctacCCAAACGCAGGCACCTCTGCCCCCGGGCTGCGCACAGACCGACCCACGGCCACCCCTCGCCCCCCGCCCTGGCAGatacactcctcctcccccactcctcacgCAGACGGGCCTCACCGTCCCCCCATGCCTCCCCACCTGCTGGAGCGGGCCCATGGGCCCTGCAAATTCCCTGCTGgtgccaccctcccctcccccgcagggtggtgctggggcactgcccctcccctcccccactcacgaAGATGTGCAGGAACTTGAGGATGCGCTTGTGGGTCAAGATGTGCAGCACGTTGCCGGAGCCCGGCTCGATCACCGGCAGCCGGTGGATCTTGTTCTTGATCAGGAAGTAGACAGCGTCGAAGAggctggggaaaccgaggcaggggtgggggtagggaacaTTGGACAGGAATGTCCCCTCCCTAGGGCGCAGGGCACGCTGGAGTAACACCTAGGATGGGGGGCTCAGGAGTTCCCCTCCCCCGTCGCCCTGGCCTCCTGCCCTAGAGCCAACCAGTGCTGGGTTGTGCCCATGGCTGGCCCgcagctcagctcagccctgGCTGCCGACGTGGGGGCCCAGACACCTGGGTTCTGTCTTGGCCTCGCCCCTCATCTTCCAACCGCCCCCCCAGCTCATGCAGGGCCTCCCCCACCAGGGGCTGCAGCAGTAGGCTCCATCTAGGACAGCAAGTGTCTCAGCTTGGCcagagacagcccccccagtgctccccccacagggctgggggtTACCTGTCATTGGGGGAGATGGAGACCAAGGGCTTCAGACAGCCGTGCAGATAAACCTCTGGAaaggaagcagaggggaggagctggggattGGGGGCCCTGGAGGTCCAGTGGGAGGAGCTGGGGATTGGGGGCCCTGGAGGTCcagtgggaggagctggggggcagaggcgctggggggcagagggaggagctgggggtcggggcactggggggcccagagggaggagctggaggtcggaggcgctggggggcagagggaggagctggggggcagagggaggcgctGGGGGACAGAGGGAGGCGCTGGGGGTCGgggtgctgggaggcagagggaggagctggggggcagaggtgctggggggcagagggaggagctgggggtcggggcactggggggccaagagggagaagctggaggttggaggcgctggggggcagaggggggcgctggggggcagaggggggcgctggggggcagagggaggagctgggggtcggaggcactggggggcagagggaggcgctGGGGgtcggggtgctggggggcagagggaggagctgggggtcaggggcgctggggggcagagggaggagctggaggtcggaggcgctggggggcagagggaggagctgggggtcggggtgctggggggcagagggaggagctggggggtcaggggcgctggggggcagagggaggagctgggggttggggtgctggggggtcagggtgctggggggcagagggaggagctgggggtcgGGGTGCTGGGGGccagagggaggagctggggacaGAGGGGATGACCCCTAGCGCTGAGCCGGTTcggtgtctgtgttgctctgcaggggggcggTGACCCCAACTCAGGCCTTTGCTgctggggagaccagaggatctggcccagcaggcgggggggggggggagccccagggagcaggaagggggcgtCCCACAACCCCAAGGGGATGCCTGTGACCTATCCCATCCCTGGCCCCCCACtacgcccccttccctgcccccactgcaagCCCTGGGCGCCCcctgtggtgcagtgggggggggctgtctgctcgcTGGGCGCTAGGCGTGGGCTGTGGgcgccccctactggcctgtgtcagtagcgctgcccggggcgggggggggtcgccTCGGAGCTCCAGCCCGCAGACCGTGGCCGGCCGGGCTCTCCCCTGAACACAGGAAGGGGGGCTACCGGGCAGGGGGGCTCAGTGGCTCTGGGAGCGGCACAGTCGTGGCTGGGAAGACGTGAGGAGACTGAGCTGAGTACTGAGGGTTCGGGGCCCGTGCACCCACCCCACGGGGTCTAGGGCGGCCagcccccgactcctgcacccgcATCCCGTCTGGGCCGGGCTGTATCCCGGGGAAGCAAGAACCCCCGTTGGACCGGCTGGTGGAgtcccatctggctgcagacggggtgcagggtggggggtcccCGATGCGCGTCGCACCCCCTTACCTCTCCAGGTCTCAATTTTATGCTCCTCCAGCTCGTAGATCTGCACCTGTAGCGCAGGAAAGGGGGTgagccgggggccctgcagggaggggcatGTTGGGGGCAGGTTTagggggtgctgggagctgcCTTTGACGGCGCGAAGCCCCAGGGGCCCATCGGGGtgaccccacagccccccaggcgCCTGATGGGCATTGGAGCCCCGCCGGCTCGGCTGGCATCGTGCACCACGCCGGGCGCCCAAATCCCAGAGGCACGGCGCCCAAATCCCAGAGGCACGGCGCCCAAATCCCAGAGGCACGGCGCCCGCAGGGACATCTCTGGGGCCTGCCGGAGCGGCTCGTCCCGCTCCCATCTATCCCTGTGGCCAGCTCTGGCCAGGGGCgctctccccggcccccagcaggAACTGAtcagtgccccctcccaccccacaagcAGCGGCTGCCGGTCAAGCCGGTCCCGAGCCCCTCCCCGCCTGCTGGGGGGTGATGCGTGGGGGGAGCCGCCCCCAGGATGGCAGGGCCCCCAGGCAGCTCACCAGCGGGGACCGGTAGTAGCGCTGCAGGATGTTGATGAAATCTGTGATGGTCAGCATGCCTGCAGGGAGAGACAGGCCAGGTTGGGGGGGCAGCTGGTGGGGGGCACCGGGGCCACTCCCCAGTGGCTGATTC belongs to Pelodiscus sinensis isolate JC-2024 chromosome 7, ASM4963464v1, whole genome shotgun sequence and includes:
- the PRKAG3 gene encoding 5'-AMP-activated protein kinase subunit gamma-3 isoform X2 is translated as MGGSRHWQIPVQPLATGLFSHEVGSCLDPESAEAGADASEAGSSARETGADATVMGSRTKDTGSEARVMGPSKGSRTKDTGSDARVMGPSKGSRTKDTGSEARVMGPSKGSRTKDTGSDARVMGPSEGSDAQQVGSDAEAVDSDARSPPVLAELPALCPDAVFQGPEAETYMRFLQDHSCYAAIPTSSKLLVFDTTLQMKKAFLALVANGVRAAPLWDSERQCFVGMLTITDFINILQRYYRSPLVQIYELEEHKIETWREVYLHGCLKPLVSISPNDSLFDAVYFLIKNKIHRLPVIEPGSGNVLHILTHKRILKFLHIFGATLPKPSCLQRTIQELGVGTFRDVAMVLETAPVHTALEIFVDRRVSALPVVNAAGQVVGLYSRFDVIHLAAQKTYNHLDMSVREALARRSLCLEGVLTCRPHETLGTVIDRIAKEQVHRLVLVDEQNFPRGILSLSDILQALVLTPAGIDALSS
- the PRKAG3 gene encoding 5'-AMP-activated protein kinase subunit gamma-3 isoform X1, whose protein sequence is MEQRPAPAGPQVQPLATGLFSHEVGSCLDPESAEAGADASEAGSSARETGADATVMGSRTKDTGSEARVMGPSKGSRTKDTGSDARVMGPSKGSRTKDTGSEARVMGPSKGSRTKDTGSDARVMGPSEGSDAQQVGSDAEAVDSDARSPPVLAELPALCPDAVFQGPEAETYMRFLQDHSCYAAIPTSSKLLVFDTTLQMKKAFLALVANGVRAAPLWDSERQCFVGMLTITDFINILQRYYRSPLVQIYELEEHKIETWREVYLHGCLKPLVSISPNDSLFDAVYFLIKNKIHRLPVIEPGSGNVLHILTHKRILKFLHIFGATLPKPSCLQRTIQELGVGTFRDVAMVLETAPVHTALEIFVDRRVSALPVVNAAGQVVGLYSRFDVIHLAAQKTYNHLDMSVREALARRSLCLEGVLTCRPHETLGTVIDRIAKEQVHRLVLVDEQNFPRGILSLSDILQALVLTPAGIDALSS
- the PRKAG3 gene encoding 5'-AMP-activated protein kinase subunit gamma-3 isoform X3, whose product is MKKAFLALVANGVRAAPLWDSERQCFVGMLTITDFINILQRYYRSPLVQIYELEEHKIETWREVYLHGCLKPLVSISPNDSLFDAVYFLIKNKIHRLPVIEPGSGNVLHILTHKRILKFLHIFGATLPKPSCLQRTIQELGVGTFRDVAMVLETAPVHTALEIFVDRRVSALPVVNAAGQVVGLYSRFDVIHLAAQKTYNHLDMSVREALARRSLCLEGVLTCRPHETLGTVIDRIAKEQVHRLVLVDEQNFPRGILSLSDILQALVLTPAGIDALSS